The Papaver somniferum cultivar HN1 chromosome 3, ASM357369v1, whole genome shotgun sequence genome includes a region encoding these proteins:
- the LOC113356217 gene encoding prolyl-tRNA synthetase associated domain-containing protein 1-like: MGYTKDQLLQRLQELQIDFVRHDHPVVLTVEEQAKYVGHLEGGLSKNLFLKDKKSRYYVVSALAATYVDLKVLSVRLGLGKGGLRMAPVGGLEEILQVPLGCVTPFALVNDSARNATLLLDQGFKTQKCCYFHPLSNDVTISLSTGDLDKFLISIGKDPSYVDFEANPKVGKDQPPDLASLVTSVTPILIDQPENTATAKPSTSNDVPTENKPKVTAGKTSSSKQSNNVPNVKEKSKNAVQPSINGADVRKFVDEIIDKASSLVLSEINEKSTEQQGEQLASSVSSALRKRLSLDLESLAMMFKNTAVTQGFLMGTQAQSGRNCPP, encoded by the exons ATGGGTTATACCAAAGATCAGCTACTCCAACGTCTACAG GAGCTCCAAATTGATTTTGTTCGGCATGATCATCCTGTTGTATTGACTGTTGAGGAACAAGCAAAGTACGTTGGACATCTAGAAGGTGGATTAAGCAAAAATTTGTTCTTAAAG gATAAAAAGAGTAGGTATTACGTTGTAAGCGCCTTGGCTGCTACCTATGTAGATTTGAAAG TTTTGTCCGTCCGGCTTGGGTTGGGGAAAGGAGGTTTACGAATGGCTCCTGTGGGAGGTTTAGAAGAGATACTTCAG GTGCCGCTGGGATGTGTCACGCCGTTTGCATTAGTGAATGACTCTGCAAG AAATGCCACACTATTGCTGGATCAAGGATTTAAAACACAGAAGTGCTGCTATTTCCACCCACTTTCAAACGATGTCACAATTT CACTTTCTACTGGTGATCTTGACAAGTTTCTAATTTCAATTGGAAAAGATCCATCGTATGTGGACTTTGAG GCTAACCCAAAAGTAGGAAAGGATCAACCTCCTGATCTTGCTTCTCTTGTAACATCTGTCACGCCAATCCTGATTGATCAGCCAGAAAATACCGCAACTGCTAAACCTTCCACTTCAAACGATGTTCCTACAGAGAATAAGCCAAAAGTGACTGCAG GAAAAACTTCTAGTTCTAAGCAGTCGAATAATGTTCCAAATGTGAAGGAAAAGTCAAAAAATGCAGTCCAACCCTCAATTAATGGTGCCGATGTTAGGAAATTTGTAGATGAAATAATAGATAAAGCATCTTCCTTGGTGCTCTCCGAG ATTAACGAAAAATCAACTGAGCAACAAGGGGAGCAGCTTGCATCAAGCGTATCCAGTGCTTTAAGAAAGCGTTtgagcttggatttggaaagctTAGCG ATGATGTTCAAGAACACAGCTGTCACACAAGGATTTCTCATGGGTACTCAAGCTCAGTCTGGTCGTAATTGTCCTCCCTAG